One region of Streptomyces subrutilus genomic DNA includes:
- a CDS encoding zinc-dependent metalloprotease: MSDTPFGFGLPPEEPENGDEGKKKGGQGGQGGPNPFGFPGMGLPGGAGGPGGADNPFASMFGGMNPNDLGAAFQQLGQMLSYEGGPVNWDMAKDIARQTVAQGTADGVKDSSVGVAEKSAVEEAVRLADHWLDGVTSLPSGATTAVAWSRAEWVEATLPVWKELVDPVAERVGAAMGGVLPEEMQAMAGPLLGMMRSMGGAMFGQQIGQAVGVLAGEVVGSTDIGLPLGPAGKAALLPLNIETFGKDLSVPSDEVRLYLALREAAHARLFAHVPWLRSHLFGAVEGYARGIKVDTSKLEDVVGQLDPSNPEQLQEALQGGMFQPQDPPEQKAALARLETALALVEGWVDAVVHAAATPRLTSADAMRETMRRRRASGGPAEQTFATLIGLELRPRRLRDASRLWASLTDARGVDGRDGLWEHPDMLPTASDLDDPDGFVHREQLDFSEIDKMLGEAARKRDEDGDEKK; encoded by the coding sequence GTGAGTGACACCCCATTCGGATTCGGCCTTCCGCCGGAGGAGCCGGAGAACGGCGACGAGGGCAAGAAGAAGGGCGGCCAGGGCGGCCAGGGCGGCCCGAATCCGTTCGGGTTCCCCGGCATGGGCCTGCCGGGCGGCGCCGGAGGCCCGGGCGGTGCGGACAATCCGTTCGCCTCGATGTTCGGCGGGATGAACCCGAACGACCTCGGTGCGGCCTTCCAGCAGCTCGGCCAGATGCTGAGCTACGAGGGCGGTCCCGTGAACTGGGACATGGCCAAGGACATCGCCCGCCAGACCGTCGCCCAGGGCACGGCGGACGGGGTGAAGGACAGCAGCGTCGGCGTCGCCGAGAAGTCCGCCGTCGAGGAGGCCGTGCGGCTCGCCGACCACTGGCTGGACGGCGTGACCTCGCTGCCCTCGGGCGCCACCACGGCCGTGGCGTGGAGCCGCGCCGAGTGGGTCGAGGCCACCCTCCCGGTGTGGAAGGAGCTCGTGGACCCGGTCGCCGAGCGGGTCGGCGCGGCCATGGGCGGGGTGCTCCCCGAGGAGATGCAGGCCATGGCGGGCCCGCTGCTCGGGATGATGCGCTCCATGGGCGGGGCCATGTTCGGCCAGCAGATCGGGCAGGCCGTGGGCGTGCTCGCGGGCGAGGTCGTCGGCTCCACCGACATCGGGCTGCCGCTGGGCCCGGCCGGCAAGGCCGCCCTGCTGCCGCTGAACATCGAGACCTTCGGCAAGGACCTGAGCGTGCCCTCGGACGAGGTGCGGCTCTACCTGGCCCTGCGCGAGGCGGCGCACGCCCGGCTCTTCGCGCACGTGCCGTGGCTGCGCTCGCACCTGTTCGGCGCGGTCGAGGGGTACGCACGCGGCATCAAGGTCGACACCTCGAAGCTGGAGGACGTGGTCGGACAGCTCGACCCGTCCAACCCGGAGCAGCTGCAGGAGGCGCTCCAGGGCGGCATGTTCCAGCCGCAGGACCCCCCCGAGCAGAAGGCCGCCCTGGCCCGCCTGGAGACGGCGCTCGCGCTGGTCGAGGGCTGGGTCGACGCGGTGGTGCACGCGGCCGCGACGCCCCGGCTGACCTCGGCGGACGCGATGCGCGAGACCATGCGCCGGCGGCGCGCCTCGGGCGGCCCGGCCGAGCAGACCTTCGCGACGCTGATCGGCCTGGAGCTGCGCCCGCGCCGGCTGCGCGACGCCTCGCGGCTGTGGGCCTCGCTCACCGACGCACGCGGGGTGGACGGCCGCGACGGGCTGTGGGAGCACCCGGACATGCTGCCGACGGCCTCCGACCTGGACGACCCGGACGGCTTCGTGCACCGCGAGCAGCTGGACTTCTCGGAGATCGACAAGATGCTCGGCGAGGCCGCC